A genomic window from Plasmodium reichenowi strain SY57 chromosome 6, whole genome shotgun sequence includes:
- a CDS encoding hypothetical protein (conserved Plasmodium protein, unknown function), with product MKSLIFNSSHSSNSCCSDEDTNDDEDTHKVKEYIDKIHLLNNNYNIKIKMNEQNEKENFVHNSEYINMYIKKHELFKKKLNDIYNFLKKKSNYNTFEHIERVYKTVSNINSSYEFISLKIKIETIIEQIKKNLQINYHDTIIYLNEFLQIRYKIFKYNNNSIFLLSKNEINHHDDTQKNFPFLKNDDKFLENDIMDYINYKKSCLFQSSLNKKKENHSNAYVHLYEMDKDKINDLNRYYDRVKRLIEDDIMECVKKKDIDGIKEKINIYLSLFQKDNLEAESHKKSRNDDDSSGEYGSVQDENDVNKKKSMDNISHSDNNFDSDNNFDSDNNFDSDNNFDGNNNFDSNNNFDSNNNFDSNNNINSNNNFDSNNNFDSNNNFDGNNNFDGNNNIDSNNKNKMNEKHGRDARMNRHIGSKDNMIHVDSNRRKVGTDKQIIFFEEYLFVCYIMITLVEIEVDKLLDFLNKKIMSKEDNVYIECIKGTYRFLYKYNNLFEKLVQNNNIVYIIYNRKIQLLFNKIIEKICKEYFSQVNLTIDNYDELKNYDKNIEILSVLCYNFLNIKKFLYDLSIKKITNIYKIFDLRNHINTNIFSIESGLYKNLSYIINIQNCICAYIDHEISFSNMCIDKAYILTDDIMLSLIEDEKKEINNNNNNNNNNNNNNNNNNNNNNNNNNNNSNIIINNNDNNNNMNYENVINNNEYTSTILEDAFFIFQKCVCRSIHMNDINTICVLINNIMIHLSTTLKNYLNDNLKISKNIYASFIHDIYNLKYFSFTKLLKHIDKNNYFGHNQTSATVTFAQNFVNSISYISQENNEHEKNYKSYAVAESGITDKCDVTNKCDVTNKYNVTNKYDVTNKYLASDQDNTVAQYFNNYETPSDEIQKTKKGISDDADKKTFISYNNIINNNKKKKKNLYDYLKPHHYENLYNPLSPQQNMMYEIINSKFSYPHCVNNIDSCYIYIQKYKIFITDYFAEQFIQNNKNQKHIQNYQHMFNNALTNYDNILKEYEKLNTENCRNLLNILKIHFINELIVIENINFNITSEQYSFYQLNDPYINNLINRIKLVINHISLYFNQNILYISINMLAEKICKYIERIIKTKTFSLYGCVQIDNDIRNLMLFFTSLTNINVKKEFSKLLEICELLNISDLQDFKDFYDENKNNLNSAEIEGIISLRNDISEDLLKLIKSYMNMKI from the exons atGAAGAGTTTGATTTTTAACTCTTCCCACAGTAGTAATTCTTGTTGTAGTGATGAAGATACCAACGATGATGAGGATACCCATAAAgtaaaagaatatatagataagatacatttattaaacaataattacaatataaaaataaaaatgaatgaacaaaatgaaaaggagaattttgttcataattctgaatatattaatatgtatattaagaaacatgaattatttaaaaaaaaattaaatgatatatataattttttaaagaaaaaatctAATTATAACACTTTTGAACATATTGAAAGGGTTTATAAAACGGTATCTAATATAAACTCTTCATATGAATTTATATCtctaaaaataaaaatcgAAACAATTATTGAgcaaataaaaaaaaatttacaaatTAATTATCATGatactattatatatttaaatgaatttttacaaataagatataaaatatttaaatataataataactccatttttttgttatctaaaaatgaaataaatcATCATGATGATACTCAAAAAAATTTTCCTttcttaaaaaatgatgacaagtttttagaaaatgatattatggattatattaattataaaaaaagttgTCTATTCCAAAGCTCtctaaataaaaaaaaggaaaacCATTCAAATGCATACGTACATTTGTATGAGATGGACAAGGACAAAATTAATGATCTCAACAG ATATTACGATCGTGTTAAGAGACTTATAGAAGATGATATTATGGAATGCgtcaaaaaaaaagacatAGATGGTattaaggaaaaaataaatatttatttaagtCTTTTTCAAAAAGATAATTTAGAAGCAGAAAGTCATAAAAAAAGTAGAAACGACGATGACTCGTCTGGTGAGTATGGAAGTGTGCAGGACGAAAATGATGtaaacaagaaaaaaagtatGGATAATATTAGTCAtagtgataataattttgatagtgataataattttgatagtgataataattttgatagtgataataattttgatggtaataataattttgatagtaataataattttgatagtaataataattttgatagtaataataatattaatagtaataataattttgatagtaataataattttgatagtaataataattttgatggtaataataattttgatggtaataataatattgatagtaataataagaacaaaatgaatGAAAAACATGGTAGAGACGCTAGGATGAATAGACATATAGGTTCAAAGGATAATATGATACATGTTGATAGTAATAGAAGAAAAGTAGGTACAgataaacaaataatattttttgaagaatatttatttgtatgCTATATTATGATTACATTAGTCGAAATAGAAGTTGATAAATTATTAgactttttaaataaaaaaataatgagTAAAGAAgataatgtatatattgaaTGCATAAAAGGTACATACAGatttttatacaaatataataatttgtttGAAAAGTTAGTAcagaataataatattgtatatattatatataatagaaaGATACAATtgttatttaataaaattattgaaaaaatatgtaaagaatatttttcacAAGTAAATTTAACAATAGATAATTATGAcgaattaaaaaattatgataaaaatatagaaattTTGTCAGttttatgttataatttcttaaatataaaaaagtttctatatgatttatcaataaaaaaaataacaaatatatataaaatatttgatttaagaaatcatataaatacaaatatattttcaataGAAAGTggattatataaaaatttatcttatatcattaatataCAGAATTGTATATGTGCTTATATTGATCATGaaatttcattttctaatatgtgtatagataaagcatatatattaacagATGATATTATGTTATCCTTAATAGaggatgaaaaaaaagaaataaacaacaacaataataataacaacaataataataacaacaataataacaacaataataataataacaacaacaataataataatagtaacattattattaataataatgataataataataatatgaactatgaaaatgttataaataataatgaatatacaTCAACTATATTAGAAGATgctttttttatatttcaaaagTGTGTATGTAGAAGTATTCATATGAACGATATTAATACTATATGTGTtctaataaataatattatgatacATCTATCTAcaacattaaaaaattatttaaatgacaatttaaaaattagtaaaaatatatatgcttCTTTTATACAcgatatatataatctcaaatatttttcctttacAAAATTGTTAAAACATATAgacaaaaataattatttcgGACATAACCAAACTAGTGCCACCGTTACATTTGCTCAAAATTTTGTTAACTCGATTAGTTATATAAGTCAGGAAAATAACGaacatgaaaaaaattataaaagtTATGCAGTTGCTGAAAGTGGTATAACAGATAAATGTGATGTCACAAATAAATGTGACgtaacaaataaatataacgtaacaaataaatatgacGTAACAAATAAATACCTTGCGAGTGATCAAGATAATACTGTTGCacaatattttaataattatgaaacCCCTTCTGATGAAATACAAAAAACAAAGAAGGGTATCTCTGATGATGCAGATAAAAAAACGTTCATctcatataataatattattaataataataaaaaaaaaaaaaaaaacttgTATGATTACTTAAAACCTCATCACTATGAAAATCTATATAATCCTTTATCACCACAACAAAATATGATGTATGAAATTATTAACTCAAAGTTTAGTTATCCACATTGTGTTAATAATATCGACTCgtgttatatatatattcaaaaatataaaatatttattactGATTATTTTGCTGAACAATTCATccaaaataataaaaatcaGAAACACATACAAAATTATCAACACATGTTTAATAATGCCCTAActaattatgataatatattaaaagaatatgaaAAGTTAAATACAGAAAATTGTAGAAACCTATTAAATATcttaaaaatacattttatCAATGAATTAATTGTAATCGAAAACATCAACTTTAATATTACAAGTGAGCAATATTCATTCTATCAATTAAATGACccatatataaataactTAATAAATAGAATAAAATTGGTTATAAACcatatatcattatattttaatcaAAACATTTTGTACATATCTATTAACATGTTGGCCGAAAAG ATATGCAAATACATCGAACGAATTATAAAAACCAAAACGTTCAGCCTCTATGGATGTGTACAAATAGATAACGACATCAGAAATCTGATGCTTTTTTTTACTTCCTTAACAAATATCAATGTTAAAAAAGAATTCTCAAAACTATTAGAAATATGTGAGTTACTAAATATAAGCGACCTACAAGACTTTAAAGATTTctatgatgaaaataaaaataatttgaatTCAGCTGAAATTGAAGGTATTATATCCCTTCGAAACGATATTTCCGAGGACCTCTTAAAATTGATAAAATCGTACATGAacatgaaaatataa
- a CDS encoding RNA and export factor binding protein, putative, producing MRDLKRYRDEHRRRKNNYNNKSHGKYYNYNKHDDYKTNNQHNRINKYRGKGSYGSNYEERNNEIRVKISNLDYTISKNDLMELFSNVCKVVNAWINYDHTDRSNGTAVCVFENINDAQKAIDKYDGSEIEGLSIKMEILHKRNYTYKKKYKSRCPW from the exons ATGAGAGACCTAAAAAGATATCGAG ATGAACACCGGAGaagaaaaaacaattataataataaatcacatggaaaatattataattacaat aaacACGATGATTATAAAACGAATAACCAACATAatagaataaataaatatagagGGAAAGGTTCCTATGGAAGT AATTATGAAGAGAGAAATAATGAGATACGAGTAAAAATATCCAACTTAGATTATACtatttcaaaaaatgatttaatg GAATTGTTTAGTAATGTTTGTAAAGTTGTAAATGCTTGGATAAACTATGACCACACAGATAGATCAAat GGTACAGCAGTATGCgtttttgaaaatataaatgatgcACAAAAGGCTATAGATAAATATGATG GTTCAGAAATTGAAGGATTATCaataaaaatggaaatattacataaaagaaattatacatataaaaagaaatataaaagtcGATGTCCTtggtaa
- a CDS encoding pyridoxal kinase — translation MKKENIISIQSQVFDGFCGNNIAAFVFRRRGHIPKILNTVQYYSKFKHSGVELNSQEVDIILSEYNKDQEFMNDSNIYFLTGYIKNAECVDMVTKNILELRRKRKIHRGKSNDNGNMNGNMNGYMNGHTNGHVNGHTNGHVNGHTNGHMNGHTNVHMNGHTNGHMNGHTNGHMNGHTNDHMNGHTNDHMNGHTNSHAHGLTNGHMDEPNGEHPYRLINSNEHKSSHQIIPQGKQINEKGMLKNNILKISQGRKKDEELYFIENIINLNFLWVCDPVMGDNGRLYVDERVVESYKKAIEYVDIITPNQYETELLCGIKINEEKDVIKCLNVLLHKGVKIVIITSVNYNFDKDHLFLYLSFFNNKNKIVYFKYKILKIHFNCFGSGDLFSCLLLSFIVKQKGNILHIISKVLNIVQNVIKNSLTGLELNIIENQDIIASDGLINDVLIKEEPVFF, via the exons atgaagaaggaaaatattatcTCCATACAATCACAAGTGTTTGATGGATTTTGTGGAAATAATATAGCAGCATTCGTTTTTAGAAGAAGAGGACATATTCCTAAAATTCTAAACACAGTACAATATTATTCAAAGTTCAAACATAGTGGTGTTGAATTAAATAGTCAAGAAGttgatattatattaagtgaatataataaagatcAAGAATTTATGAATGATagtaatatttattttctcacaggttatattaaaaatgcGGAATGTGTTGATATGGTTACCAAAAATATACTTGAATTAAGAaggaaaaggaaaataCACCGTGGAAAAAGTAATGATAATGGTAACATGAATGGTAACATGAATGGTTACATGAATGGTCATACAAATGGTCACGTGAATGGTCATACAAATGGTCACGTGAATGGTCATACAAATGGTCACATGAATGGTCATACAAATGTTCATATGAATGGTCATACAAATGGTCACATGAATGGTCATACAAATGGTCACATGAATGGTCATACAAATGATCACATGAATGGTCATACAAATGATCACATGAATGGTCATACAAATAGTCACGCACATGGTCTCACAAATGGTCACATGGATGAACCTAATGGTGAGCATCCATATAGACTTATAAATTCAAATGAACATAAAAGTAGCCATCAAATTATTCCTCAAGgtaaacaaataaatgaaaaaggTATGCTTAAGAAcaatatattgaaaatatcccagggaagaaaaaaagatgaagaattatatttcatagaaaacataataaatcTAAATTTTCTTTGGGTATGTGATCCCGTTATGGGAGATAACGGAAGACTTTATGTTGATGAACGTGTTGTAgaatcatataaaaaagcAATTGAGTATGTTGATATTATTACACCTAATCAATATGAAACTGAATTATTATGTggaataaaaataaatgaagaaaaagatgttataaaatgtttaaatgtattattacataaagGTGTAAAAATTGTTATCATAACTTCtgtaaattataatttcgATAAAGAccatttatttttatacctttcattttttaataataaaaataaaatagtttattttaaatataaaattttaaagaTTCATTTTAATTGTTTTGGAAGTGGTGAtcttttttcttgtttgttattatcttttatagTAAAGCAAAAAGGAAATATCCTTCACATAATATCGAAGGTTTTGAATATTGTACAA AATGTCATAAAAAATAGTCTCACTGGGTTggaattaaatataatag aaAATCAAGATATAATCGCAAGTGATGGTTTAATTAATGATGTTTTAATTAAAGAAGAGcctgtttttttttag
- a CDS encoding hypothetical protein (conserved Plasmodium protein, unknown function) — translation MNNKGRSKKEKYLYNQYDQCYDIFLKKNDITNIVIPEKKSEVTNTHIEFEQKKEKRKEKYPYRIIRIIKSHENDDIVFYSVKKINKIYKKKNIYKINKLYRINKIEKYNSFINSYEHILKDIYLKKTKNSLPSNNIYNILSIIDKDEEENVTCILKKNHIYNFLKYNNFIILAFQIRKKYNKSKKIIKSLRKFNYFILNKCLIENYKDHYNNKNNISLECKNNIEYHNTIYDYNKKTQKFYNHLNKQNDHLIYKECNSYKNILKDQNKITHDHNDSRNIQTFNFPLIYTLINNIKCISNYKYIIEKKLCYECYSKIKLNKIKKKKKEKKKXXXXXXXXXXXXXXXXXXXXXXXXXXXXXXXXXXXXXXXXXXXXXXXXXXXXXXXXXXXXXXXXXXXXXXXXXXTNDMNDHTYVNINEYMKRKKKKKKSGDIKNIYPNKLNRNEQNKKLTNSYIFTYGFYSKKGKYHQNEDCSSHTLFSSYKIFKQIKKFYTNIKKRKYSLFQELMKVFHQTHIENTKNNSNKMKNKKTHLINPDTYYHNDYMKLSKVYVKLCNPFFFISLKKTKKNQDTNNIYPYDIISNYFCDNLDEEEYKGEHIKNKIKQKKDYSNKQKRNQSNGQQNDYIDNHNSGHKNILYNNNTNNIKKVFNKKQIISNKINSYNNKTNVLNYKVKELTNLMNNNEGNYYCTYDNNIRRRHKYIFTCKNCKKKEFINKNKYVHVNYLKYLFNKKSYLNKKQYEPQKYFLYNKYNIYDDNLFDLLNEKNNSTNSDEFEFLKFHKKKKKKKKLINSFSQNHNPNNYSYNYNHNYGHVIRYKKKNIICRETDRNDMHKEKCFNDEHVIEGEHYFKKHKKSNMLSLKNYFIKCKTCRRLYKYDNLINEDILNMYRRDSILMSPLIFNRSPSMLRSLLLSCYKNKNRKNLKYYIMNSLYIQTCRKARKEIKKDVTKENKKKSPIIENYYDNINICDTICHGAMSNASYYYSDLEVYTKDHVGKCLEKKLKTCLLINKLNNYHRSNSCNIRRDQPNGMESFNMYKVGYMNNYYMTKDIIYIENKDVHNKPVDNKYISCVIRKGNLSNKEMLFNYIKGKNRIHSLYDHYDIHLFTICDGHSSCHTSSFLIKNIHKIFYYLLIHTFFNIYMSLKLIHPFLDLLYYKMCMENNLKKCNGSCIINVFIRRNYIYVSNTGDSKCSLMTFNLDMYDYEDIIKKGENKKQKKGSKETKQKGRSMKGRSMKGRRMKGMKARLNREEDIINTQTETINCDDNIYDEKKTKDKDESNYESYKINIKSISYNELNAEHNCNNYSEYLRIYNLYMKQYDNEHNNYKMSAHNGYNTNVREDHTYNNLCVKKIDKNMCKNIYCKNMNKNTNKTHPCDNHHSNNMYDNLKDTIFQINNFILKEKEETQINIGNIPNDIIKYNRLNGCLHPSRVIGDYDIKKRYNRIYNNILSNYSNVYKYNMNNINFYNNIHYLYKYKKCFDCGKNYVLNSYGKVNGINDLTFLKKQKQNLNMKNDDIIKKNVNINCNNNDNNTTNVHKNMIQFVNVYETDSKQNKNIHDNFYYIKENKNINNNYNNNNNNNNNNNNYNNNNNIRNITTHSNVIKVYKENLYNHNYSMDTQSNDNKKKKKNNFHFYPDEQLLPYLHFKPTNLNKNYVYKFDKKNFFHLLLIASDGVFEYINPYIILNIIKKHKSIYTKIQKIYYFYNNYIKYMNSTKYYFNYMTDHFLITSKECFELSRDIVRTTIRMGNYDDSSCFCIFLFPQFG, via the coding sequence atgaataataagGGCCGTTCCAAGAAAgagaaatatttatacaacCAATACGATCAATGCTATgatatttttcttaaaaaaaatgatataacaaatattgTTATACCAGAAAAGAAATCTGAAGTAACAAACACACACATTGAATTTGAACAGAAGAAagagaaaagaaaagagAAATATCCATATAGAATAATTAGAATAATAAAGAGCCATGAAAACGATGatattgttttttattctgtcaaaaaaataaataaaatatacaaaaaaaaaaatatatacaaaataaacaaattatacagaataaataaaattgaaaaatataattcatttatCAATTCTtatgaacatatattaaaagatatatatttaaaaaaaacaaaaaattctttaccttcaaacaatatatataatattttatctaTTATAGACAAAGACgaagaagaaaatgtaacttgtatattaaagaagaatcatatttataattttctaaAATATAACAACTTTATTATTCTTGCGTTCCAAATaagaaagaaatataataaaagtaagaaaataataaaaagtttAAGGAAGTtcaattattttattctgAATAAATGTTTGattgaaaattataaagatcattataataataaaaataatatttccttagaatgtaaaaataatatagagTATCATAATACTATTTATGATTACAACAAAAAGACtcaaaaattttataatcatctcaataaacaaaatgatcatttaatatacaaagaatgtaattcatataaaaatatattaaaggatcagaataaaataacacATGATCATAATGATTCTAGGAACATACAAACTTTTAATTTTCCTTTAATTTATacattaataaataatattaaatgtatatctaattacaaatatataattgaaaaaaaattatgcTATGAATGCTACTccaaaataaaattaaacaaaataaaaaaaaaaaaaaaagaaaaaaaaaaaNNNNNNNNNNNNNNNNNNNNNNNNNNNNNNNNNNNNNNNNNNNNNNNNNNNNNNNNNNNNNNNNNNNNNNNNNNNNNNNNNNNNNNNNNNNNNNNNNNNNNNNNNNNNNNNNNNNNNNNNNNNNNNNNNNNNNNNNNNNNNNNNNNNNNNNNNNNNNNNNNNNNNNNNNNNNNNNNNNNNNNNNNNNNNNNNNNNNNNNNNNNNNNNNNNNNNNNNNNNNNTACAAATGATATGAATGATCATACATATGtcaatataaatgaatatatgaaacgaaaaaaaaaaaaaaaaaaaagtggagatataaaaaatatatatcctAATAAACTAAATAgaaatgaacaaaataaaaaattaaccaattcatatatttttacatacGGATTTTATAgtaaaaaaggaaaatatcATCAGAATGAAGATTGTAGTTCTCATACCTTATTTAGTagttataaaatatttaaacaaataaaaaaattttatacaaatataaagaaaaggaaatattCCCTTTTTCAAGAACTCATGAAAGTGTTTCATCAGACACATATAGAAAATACTAAAAATAATTctaataaaatgaaaaataaaaaaacacaTCTAATAAACCCTGATacatattatcataatgattatatgaaattatCCAAGGTGTATGTAAAACTATGTAacccttttttttttatttctttaaaaaaaacaaaaaaaaaccaaGACACGAATAACATATATCCTTATGACATAATATCTAATTATTTCTGTGATAATTTGGATgaagaagaatataaaggtgaacatataaaaaataagatcAAACAGAAAAAAGACTATtcaaacaaacaaaaaaggAATCAATCAAACGGACAACAAAACGATTATATAGATAATCATAATAGTGgtcataaaaatatattatataataataacacaaataatattaagaaagtatttaataaaaaacaaatcatttcaaataaaataaatagttataataacaaaacGAATGTTCTTAATTACAAAGTAAAGGAATTAACTAATcttatgaataataatgaaggaaattattattgtaCATACGATAACAATATAAGACGTAgacataaatatatatttacttgtaaaaattgtaaaaaaaaagaatttataaataaaaacaaatatgtccatgttaattatttaaagtatttatttaataagaagtcttatttaaataaaaaacaatatgaacctcaaaaatatttcttatataataaatataatatatatgatgataacCTTTTTGATTTGttaaatgaaaagaataattCTACCAACTCAGATGAGTTcgaatttttaaaattccacaaaaaaaaaaaaaaaaaaaaaaaattaataaatagTTTTAGCCAAAATCATAATCCAAATAATTATagttataattataatcataattatGGTCATGTtataagatataaaaaaaaaaatattatatgtagAGAGACAGATCGAAATGATATGCATAAAGAGAAATGTTTTAATGATGAACATGTTATCGAAGGAGAACATTATTTTAAGaaacataaaaaatcaaatatgttatccttaaaaaattattttattaaatgtaaAACTTGTAGACGTTTGTATAAATACGATAATTTGataaatgaagatatattaaatatgtataGAAGAGATTCTATTTTAATGTCTCCACTTATTTTTAATAGATCACCTAGTATGTTACGTTCATTGTTATTATCttgttataaaaataaaaatagaaaaaatttaaagtattatattatgaattctttatatatacaaacTTGTCGAAAGGCAAGAAAAGAGATAAAAAAGGATGTAACTAAggagaataaaaaaaaaagtcctattatagaaaattattatgataacattaatatatgtgataCAATATGTCATGGCGCTATGTCGAATGCTTCGTATTATTACTCAGACCTGGAAGTGTATACAAAGGATCACGTGGGGAAATGTctagaaaaaaaattaaaaacatgtcttttaataaacaaattaaataattatcataGGAGTAATTCTTGTAATATAAGAAGAGATCAGCCGAACGGAATGGAatcttttaatatgtataaagtgggttatatgaataattattacatgACGAAggatattatttatatagaaaataaagatgTGCATAACAAACCTgttgataataaatatatttcatgTGTTATAAGAAAAGGTAATTTAAGTAATAAAGAAATGTTGTTTAATTATATCAAAGGAAAAAACAGAATACATAGTTTGTATGACCATTATgatatacatttatttacTATATGTGATGGACATAGCTCTTGTCATACTTCATCgtttttaataaaaaatatccacaaaatattttattatcttcttATCCAcactttttttaatatttacatGTCCTTGAAATTGATACATCCTTTTCTggatttattatattacaaaatgtgtatggaaaataatttaaaaaaatgtaacGGCTCATGTATAattaatgtttttataagaagaaattatatatatgttagTAATACAGGAGATAGCAAATGTAGTCTTATGACATTTAATTTGGATATGTATGATTAtgaagatataataaaaaagggAGAAAACAAAAAGCAAAAAAAAGGGAGCAAAGAAACGAAACAGAAAGGAAGAAGTATGAAAGGAAGAAGTATGAAAGGAAGAAGAATGAAAGGAATGAAGGCACGTTTAAATAGGGAAGaggatataataaatacacaAACGGAGACAATAAATTGTGATgacaatatatatgatgagaaaaaaacaaaagatAAAGATGAATCGAATTATgaatcatataaaataaatataaaatcaaTTTCATATAACGAATTGAATGCTGAACACaattgtaataattattctgaatatttaagaatatataatttatatatgaaacaATATGACAatgaacataataattataaaatgagTGCTCATAATGGGTACAATACAAATGTGAGAGAAGAccatacatataataatttatgtgtaaaaaaaattgataaaaatatgtgtaaaaatatatattgtaaaaatatgaataaaaatacaaataaaacaCATCCTTGTGATAATCATcatagtaataatatgtatgataatttaaaagatacaatttttcaaataaataatttcattttaaaagaaaaagaagagacacaaataaatataggGAATATCCCTAACgatataattaaatataatcGATTAAATGGATGCTTACATCCATCAAGAGTTATAGGTgattatgatataaaaaaaagatataataggatatataacaatatattatctaattattctaatgtatataaatacaatatgaataatattaatttttataataatattcattatctttataaatacaaaaaatgtTTTGACTGTGGAAAGAACTATGTATTAAATAGTTATGGTAAGGTTAACGGTATAAATGATTTgacttttttaaaaaaacaaaagcaaaatttaaatatgaaaaatgatgatataataaaaaaaaatgtaaatataaattgtaataataatgataataacaCAACAAATGTTCACAAAAATATGATTCAATTTGTTAATGTCTACGAAACGGATAGTAAAcaaaataagaatattcatgataatttttattatataaaagaaaacaaaaatattaataataattataataataataataataataataataataataataattataataataataataatatcagAAATATTACTACACACTCCAATGTAATTAAAGTTTATAAAGAAAACCtttataatcataattaCTCTATGGATACACAATctaatgataataaaaaaaaaaaaaaaaacaattttCATTTCTATCCAGATGAACAACTTTTACCCTATCTTCATTTTAAACCTacaaatttaaataaaaattatgtatataaatttgataaaaaaaacttttttCACTTATTATTAATAGCTTCAGATGGAgtttttgaatatataaatccttatatcatattaaatattataaaaaaacataaaagtatatatacaaaaatccaaaaaatatattatttttataataattatattaaatatatgaactCAACAaagtattattttaattatatgacAGATCATTTTCTTATTACATCAAAGGAATGTTTCGAGTTATCTAGAGATATCGTAAGAACAACAATTCGTATGGGAAATTATGATGACAGTTCCTGTTTCTGTATTTTCTTATTCCCACAGTTTGGTTAa